One segment of Acidimicrobiales bacterium DNA contains the following:
- the nhaA gene encoding Na+/H+ antiporter NhaA produces the protein MEINLIPLETNPEGVLEATMSGPQSGSRPTWLGSDRPLARTIGRPVMRFLGIEAAGGILLMVATVAALFWANSPWSGSYHDFWHTEVHLGIGDLRLEHHGHPLTLVQLVNDALMAIFFFVVGLEIKRELVTGHLRDRRAALLPAAGALGGMVVPALIYFAFNSSGDASAGWGIPMATDIAFAVGVLSLLGNRISTPLKVFLLSLAIVDDIGAILVIAVFYTSDLAGEWLVLAVAATVAVVLLTRFKVWYTPLYIVLGSVLWYAMFRSGVHATIAGVIMGLLAPAGVLLQPGEVAPIDVGSLNADGLREAKFRMNESVSVASRLEHQLHPITGFIIIPVFALANAGIEISGDSLRDALGSGVTIGVAIGLVVGKAVGVSLFTMGAVRLGISALPSGATIRHIVGISTIAGIGFTVSLFVTGLAFDDLAIQDEAKVGILLASMVAALGGVAILLGARSTDEGATHG, from the coding sequence GTGGAGATCAACCTGATCCCGCTGGAGACGAACCCCGAGGGAGTGCTGGAAGCAACGATGTCAGGTCCACAATCTGGATCCAGACCCACATGGTTGGGCAGTGACCGTCCTCTGGCGCGCACCATCGGCCGACCTGTCATGCGGTTCCTGGGCATCGAGGCGGCCGGCGGCATTCTGCTCATGGTGGCCACCGTGGCGGCCCTCTTCTGGGCCAATTCTCCCTGGTCGGGTAGCTACCACGATTTCTGGCACACCGAGGTCCATCTAGGGATCGGCGATCTGCGACTCGAACACCACGGGCACCCGCTGACGCTGGTTCAACTGGTGAACGATGCCCTGATGGCCATTTTCTTCTTCGTGGTGGGCCTCGAGATCAAGCGTGAGTTGGTCACCGGTCATCTGCGCGACCGTCGGGCCGCCCTGCTCCCGGCCGCCGGGGCACTAGGCGGCATGGTCGTCCCGGCGCTGATCTACTTCGCCTTCAACTCGTCGGGTGACGCCTCGGCCGGCTGGGGGATTCCTATGGCTACCGACATCGCCTTCGCCGTCGGGGTGCTCTCCCTGCTAGGCAACCGGATCTCGACGCCCCTGAAGGTCTTTTTGCTGTCGCTGGCCATCGTTGATGACATCGGGGCGATCCTCGTGATCGCCGTCTTCTACACCAGCGACCTGGCCGGCGAGTGGCTGGTGCTGGCTGTCGCCGCCACGGTGGCCGTCGTTCTCCTGACCCGGTTCAAGGTCTGGTACACGCCGCTGTACATCGTGTTGGGATCGGTGCTCTGGTACGCCATGTTCCGCTCTGGGGTGCATGCCACGATCGCCGGGGTGATCATGGGACTCTTGGCCCCGGCCGGTGTCCTCCTCCAGCCGGGCGAGGTAGCACCCATCGACGTCGGGTCGTTGAATGCCGACGGCCTTCGGGAGGCCAAGTTCCGGATGAACGAGTCGGTCTCTGTGGCGTCCCGGCTCGAACACCAACTTCACCCCATAACCGGGTTCATAATTATCCCCGTCTTTGCGCTGGCAAACGCAGGGATCGAGATCAGTGGGGACTCCTTACGCGACGCGCTCGGCTCCGGGGTGACCATCGGCGTGGCCATCGGGTTGGTGGTCGGCAAGGCGGTGGGTGTCAGCCTGTTCACGATGGGAGCAGTACGGCTGGGCATCTCGGCGTTGCCGTCGGGGGCGACTATCCGGCATATCGTCGGGATCTCGACCATTGCCGGGATCGGTTTCACCGTCTCGCTGTTCGTGACCGGACTGGCCTTCGACGACCTGGCGATACAGGACGAGGCCAAGGTGGGCATCCTCCTAGCCTCGATGGTCGCAGCCCTGGGCGGCGTGGCCATCCTGCTGGGTGCCCGATCCACTGATGAGGGGGCAACCCATGGGTGA